One region of Bacillota bacterium genomic DNA includes:
- the fabD gene encoding ACP S-malonyltransferase, translated as MGAGFIFPGQGAQYVGMGKELCERYPSARAVFEEVNDSLGMDLAKVCFEGPEEALKQTVNTQPAILAVSAACLAVLVEQGVTPEAAAGLSLGEYGALVAADSLDLGDAVRLVQRRGRYMQEAVPEGRGTMAAILGLGRAEVEQACREASATGVVEPANYNCPGQVVIAGETAAVDRAVAMAKELGATRVVRLAVSAPFHCRLLRPAGERLAEDLEQVELKEAVIPVVANVSADYVRQPEDIKRCLIDQVSRPVRWEESVRRMVDDGVNLFVEVGPGKTLSGFLKRIVPEARTLNVEDGSSLEKLLDYWGEVC; from the coding sequence ATGGGAGCGGGTTTCATCTTTCCAGGGCAAGGGGCCCAGTACGTAGGCATGGGTAAGGAGCTTTGCGAGCGATATCCCAGCGCTCGGGCCGTCTTCGAGGAGGTCAACGATAGCCTGGGGATGGACCTGGCCAAAGTCTGCTTCGAAGGCCCCGAGGAGGCCCTCAAGCAGACCGTCAACACGCAGCCGGCCATCCTCGCCGTCTCGGCGGCTTGTCTGGCCGTCCTCGTGGAACAGGGAGTCACCCCAGAGGCCGCCGCCGGGCTGTCCCTCGGCGAATATGGAGCGCTGGTGGCGGCCGATTCCCTGGACCTGGGCGACGCCGTCCGGCTGGTCCAGAGACGCGGGCGGTACATGCAGGAAGCGGTCCCGGAAGGACGGGGGACGATGGCCGCCATCCTCGGTCTGGGACGGGCCGAGGTCGAACAGGCTTGCCGCGAGGCCTCGGCCACCGGTGTGGTCGAACCGGCCAACTACAACTGCCCCGGACAGGTGGTCATCGCCGGGGAGACGGCGGCCGTCGACAGGGCCGTGGCGATGGCCAAGGAACTGGGCGCGACCCGTGTTGTCAGGCTGGCTGTAAGCGCTCCCTTCCACTGCCGGCTGCTTCGTCCGGCCGGGGAGCGTCTGGCCGAAGACCTGGAGCAAGTGGAACTGAAGGAAGCGGTCATCCCCGTGGTGGCCAACGTTTCGGCCGACTATGTGCGCCAGCCCGAGGACATTAAGCGTTGCTTGATCGACCAGGTGTCGCGACCGGTCCGCTGGGAGGAATCGGTCCGGCGGATGGTCGACGATGGGGTGAACCTCTTCGTCGAAGTCGGACCGGGGAAAACCCTTTCCGGGTTCCTCAAGCGGATCGTGCCCGAGGCCCGTACCCTCAATGTCGAGGATGGAAGCAGCTTGGAAAAACTCCTTGATTATTGGGGGGAGGTTTGCTAA